In the genome of bacterium, the window TCAAGTTTTTCCGTAAGAAATGAGTAGAAATTCTCTCGACGATGTTCCCCATCGACGACAATATCAACTCCTGCTTCCTCTTGTAAACGGATAGTACGGACGATGTCGTTTTCCGCGATTCGATTGAACTCATCGCGGTTGATGCGACCTTTCCGTTGATCTTGTTGTGCCCGCAACATCGCTTGTGAACGGGGCCAGCTTCCTACTTGTGTTACCGGAAACAACGGTAGCTTATTCATCATTCTTCCCATCAAACAACGCTAAACTTACAAGTTACGGTTACCGATTTCGATAATGTTGCATAGGTCGGCGAACTCCGTAACGACTCGCTCCAGAGTTTCCGCAATGTCTCGGGAGAGGCAAGACTGGTGGCGTAACACTTTAAATCAATTGCTGCAAGCGATGGATCTCCCTCTTCCACTCCGAGGTGAGCCATGATGTTATGGAGACGACCGGAAAGTGAAATCTCTAAATCATCGAGTTCGACATTTGCCCTTGAGCATGCAGCGAAAAATCCTGCAGACAAGTCACCAGCCAGAGCCGCTAATAAATACTCGATAGCCGAGGGATGCGCGTCCTTTTCTTCGAAACTCGCGGGTTGACCAACGAGGAACGAAAAATTCCGGCAATACACCGATGTTTTCTGGTT includes:
- a CDS encoding OsmC family protein: MAIEWLALCELLIEMDQKTLAKLSIDYVFDGGELDCGSGLVLLLREAMLSVPEGGILEMRSSEPTVGDDLPPWCNMTGNNYLGKTPLGRVTRYFIQKGKLLVEDATALEADLAKAKEYEWRLRARSTGNQKTSVYCRNFSFLVGQPASFEEKDAHPSAIEYLLAALAGDLSAGFFAACSRANVELDDLEISLSGRLHNIMAHLGVEEGDPSLAAIDLKCYATSLASPETLRKLWSESLRSSPTYATLSKSVTVTCKFSVV